One Palaemon carinicauda isolate YSFRI2023 chromosome 4, ASM3689809v2, whole genome shotgun sequence DNA segment encodes these proteins:
- the LOC137640263 gene encoding uncharacterized protein, with the protein MEPFDLSAFVSQPSIGYLRSHTIRKEDWLSIAREYEFVRDVKKTWRKSQVKHFVISKLVDNDTLTEEAFDLCDETSSVLEVKRLELQYAEREREKDRIERSEREERDRKERLEREEREYKFKLEQLKIERETGGVARLEDRNTNVIKYSKMIPSFDENSPDEFFALFEKLADSLELPKVIWPILIQPSLKGKGRSAFLALTLEEGKDYDFIKESILRVYELTPEYYRLKFRKYRKFDNQSYVEYSHNIVRMHDKWLKSAGVSSMDEYRELILVEQFIRGIPIDTQRYLFEKEVTTLQRATVLAENFRLLRPRYSGNQSRKTPGKSPQNSPPTSPYRLSVKSLGSGASSSVTCYSCGEVGHVKARCPKHSRKNERKSKAEESNFSCCDINAESAGGVDGFKPFCFDGVLVTGDEHSEGVVVKLMRDTGSSQSLVVRGAVPGLEDCLTNDKVIVRSIGGLTSLPRARVHLDCGIFKGNIIVGIVESLPIPGVDVLVGNDVAGNLVVPDPVVCDNPLEVSPVQQLEDVEPELFPSCVVERSRGLRGIVLTESVPSIDDQFNAVECGARSAVEDDKVRDGVRLDLGTDFDYSLHSLFNESVQPDIPTVVRENSFDTTSRKGCNGKVGNVLTSSCNDVYKINVTDLKHEQINDVSLQPLFKNALTEKESMAESTCYYLKAGVLMRKYRGSTAAATASWEVKQQLVVPASLKNHVMKVAHEVSTTHLGIKKTAYSILQYFYWPSLFRDVKVFCNCCVTCQKVGCYVGYGCSPFNIYSLSSAKPGGARAISPDA; encoded by the exons atggagccttttgatttgagtgcatttgttagtcaaccctctattggttatttgcgttcgcatacgatacgtaaagaggactggctatctattgcgcgtgaatatgaatttgttcgtgatgtcaagaaaacgtggcgtaaatcacaagtcaagcattttgttataagtaaattggttgataatgatacattaactgaagaagcgtttgatctttgtgatgaaacaagttcagtgttagaggtaaagaggttagagttgcaatatgctgagagagaaagagagaaagatagaatagagaggtcagaacgtgaagaacgagaccggaaagagcggttagaacgtgaagagcgtgaatataagtttaagttagaacaacttaaaattgaacgcgaaactggtggtgtagctcggttagaagatcgtaacactaatgtaattaagtattcaaagatgattccttcctttgacgaaaactcgcctgatgaattttttgctttatttgagaagttggcagatagtttagagttacctaaggtaatatggccaattcttattcaaccttctttaaagggtaaaggtcggtctgcctttcttgctttaacattagaagaaggtaaagattatgattttattaaagaatctatcttgcgtgtgtacgaactcaccccggaatattaccgcttaaagttccgtaaatatcgtaaatttgacaaccagtcgtatgttgaatattcccataatattgtgcgtatgcatgataagtggttaaagtctgctggtgtttcgagcatggatgaatatagagaattaatattagtagaacaatttataagaggtatacccattgatacgcagaggtatttatttgagaaagaagtaactactcttcaaagagcaactgtacttgctgaaaattttaggttattaagacctcgctattcaggtaaccaatccaggaagacaccaggtaagtcacctcaaaactcaccaccaacaagtccttatagattatctgttaaatctcttggctctggagctagttcaagtgtaacttgttattcgtgtggtgaggtcggtcatgtgaaagctagatgtcccaaacattctaggaagaatgaaagaaagagtaaagcagaggaatctaatttctcttgttgcgatataaatgctgagtcagctggtggtgttgatggtttcaaaccattctgctttgacGGAGTTTTGGTTACTGGTGATGAACATAGTGAGGGTGTTGTTGTAAAGCTAATGCGGGACACCGGTTCATCACAGAGTTTAGTTGTAAGAGGGGCAGTACCTGGGTTAGAGGACtgtcttaccaatgataaagtaatagttaggagcataggtggtttgacttctttgcctcgggctagagtgcatttggattgtggcatattcaagggtaatatcattgtgggtattgtagagtctcttccgattcctggcgtagatgttcttgttggaaatgatgttgcaggtaatcttgtggtgccggacccagtggtatgtgataatcctttggaagtcagccctgttcagcagttggaggatgtggaacctgagttgttcccatcttgtgtagttgaacgcagcagaggcctgcgtggtattgttttgaccgaatcggtacctagtattgatgaccagttcaatgctgttgaatgtggtgctaggtctgcagttgaggatgacaaggtgagagatggagtacgtttagatttagggacagattttgactactctctccatagtttgtttaatgaaagtgttcaacctgatattcctactgtggttagggagaatagttttgatactacgagtaggaaaggttgtaatggaaaagttggaaatgtattgacatcatcatgcaatgatgtatataaaattaatgtcacagatttgaaacatgaacaaattaacgatgtctctttacagcctttgtttaagaatgcattgacagagaaggagagtatggcagaatctacatgttactacttgaaagctggagtgctaatgaggaaatatagaggaagtactgcagcagcaactgcctcttgggaagttaaacaacagttggtggttccagcatctctgaaaaatcatgtgatgaaggtggcccatgaagtctctactactcatcttgggattaagaagacagcatatagtatattgcaatatttttattggcctagcctttttcgtgatgtgaaggtattctgcaattgttgcgtaacctgtcaaaaagtag gatgttatgttggctatgggtgttcaccattcaatatctacagcttatcatccgcaaagccagggggcgctagagcgatttcaccagacgcttaa